A genomic window from Candidatus Obscuribacter sp. includes:
- a CDS encoding DUF2490 domain-containing protein: MAVLTQLVFCGAALASTNTSVEHDLQLWTPVTLDCKIYKKWRGYFEVVPRVGDRLSGLNQLLIRPAIEYRKRDNLSFMVGYLWLSSYAGENVINEHRIWEQLLVINRYKRLTIINRARVEQRLFENLPNAGVRLRHMLKLNYPISKRIYATAQDELFVNANSVENGPQAGIDQNRIFAGIGIKPHRRARTEIGYQYQYVNRSDQFNDQANHAIVIQSFIGITD, translated from the coding sequence ATGGCAGTTCTAACGCAATTGGTATTCTGCGGCGCCGCCTTAGCCTCTACCAACACCAGCGTTGAGCACGACCTGCAGCTATGGACACCAGTTACTCTCGATTGCAAAATCTACAAAAAATGGCGCGGCTACTTTGAAGTAGTACCACGTGTAGGCGATAGATTATCAGGGCTCAATCAGCTCCTCATCAGACCCGCCATCGAATACAGAAAGAGAGACAATCTATCCTTTATGGTCGGTTATCTCTGGCTCTCCAGTTATGCAGGCGAAAATGTCATAAACGAACACCGCATCTGGGAGCAATTGTTGGTAATTAACCGCTACAAAAGGCTCACGATAATCAACCGCGCAAGAGTCGAGCAAAGACTATTCGAAAATCTACCAAACGCAGGTGTGCGCCTGCGCCACATGCTTAAGCTCAATTATCCAATCTCTAAAAGAATTTACGCTACAGCCCAGGACGAACTCTTTGTCAACGCCAATAGCGTAGAAAACGGTCCACAAGCAGGCATAGATCAAAACCGTATATTTGCTGGCATCGGTATCAAGCCCCACAGGCGCGCCCGCACCGAAATCGGCTATCAATATCAATACGTCAATCGCTCCGACCAGTTTAACGATCAAGCCAATCACGCCATCGTGATTCAATCCTTTATAGGCATAACAGACTAA